A DNA window from Vigna radiata var. radiata cultivar VC1973A unplaced genomic scaffold, Vradiata_ver6 scaffold_171, whole genome shotgun sequence contains the following coding sequences:
- the LOC106780250 gene encoding glutamate receptor 2.5-like, which translates to MGGTRPLSQSIFFFVLHLFAWSRFLLANETTHECLSTPIKNIGVVLDLDSLMGKQQKVAMEIAVQELNSFSCSKLELNIQNSNGISATAISSALNLTQNKQVLALIGTITHNEATIASELNDTIKNIPILSLTSPIANMEMLSPQLPHFIQFGNDIKIHMQCISAIVGEFRWRKVTAIYELNNKFSFDPGMLLDLSYSLRLVGSEIDNHLAFPSLSYLSDPKSTIENGLKKLKRKSNRVFLILQSSLEMANILFEKAKQMGLMEKDSVWVIPDGVASLLDSVNSTVISNMQGVIGFKTHFIETSEKFRRFKFKFRRRFALEFTEEDNISPSVFALQSYDATWVVAQATRNSQWKFNLEQLSRTNLSNNRKLQQPPIFSIINVIGKSYRELGLWSPELGLTKNLVIEQLPEIMKTHGASTKVLSTIYWPGGLQFVPKGWTHSTEEKTLQIAVPANGVFHQFVNVTYDQNTNNTSVTGFSIDVFKAAINTLPYDLKYTFVPFNGSYDEMVEKVYNKTLDAAVGDTAIMAYRYHLVDFSQPYLESGLNMVVLEQSKKSKKAWMFLDAFTKEMWLMMTTLHIFVGLVIWLIERQVNAELKGLGSMLWFLVTVIFYAHREPIRSPLARTVMAPWLFVILIATSTFTASLTSMMTFSQLVPSVLDIQTLQKRNSPVGCNGNSFIVKYLTEVLKFKPENIRKIYSVSDYPKAFQNKYIEAAFLSTPHTKVFLAKYSCRGLIKAGNTFKLGGIGFVFPKGSNLATDISEALLKVIESGEIEELEKEMLGGNASCSTLESKMKDGSSTGFQPFLGLFCICAVVSILALLYNMICVFMNDVETFTNYIHVTLTPLRRIYIWTSASFTWICSTLQWGSIKSVITTTITANAEETTINSQQSAMVVEVTDIVLASHSS; encoded by the exons ATGGGAGGGACTCGTCCCTTGTCACAATCTATCTTCTTCTTTGTCTTGCATTTGTTTGCATGGTCAAGGTTTCTACTGGCTAATGAAACAACACACGAGTGCCTAAGCACTCCTATTAAGAACATAGGTGTTGTTCTTGATTTGGATTCACTAATGGGTAAGCAACAGAAAGTAGCCATGGAAATTGCAGTCCAAGAGCTCAATAGCTTCAGTTGCTCAAAGCTGGAATTGAATATACAAAATTCCAACGGGATTTCGGCTACAGCAATATCCAGTG CTTTGAATCTCACACAGAACAAGCAAGTGCTTGCCCTCATTGGAACAATAACACACAATGAAGCAACAATTGCAAGTGAGTTAAATGACACCATAAAGAACATTCCTATACTGTCTCTAACTTCCCCCATAGCCAACATGGAGATGTTATCTCCACAATTGCCACACTTCATCCAATTTGGCAATGATATCAAGATTCATATGCAATGCATTTCAGCCATCGTAGGAGAATTCAGATGGAGAAAGGTGACAGCAATCTATGAACTCAATAACAAGTTTTCCTTTGATCCAGGAATGCTACTTGACCTTTCCTATTCTCTTAGACTTGTTGGCTCTGAGATTGATAATCATTTAGCGTTCCCTTCCTTGTCCTACCTCTCAGACCCAAAATCTACCATTGAAAATGGGCTTAAAAagcttaaaagaaaaagtaacagGGTCTTCTTGATTCTGCAATCTTCTTTGGAGATGGCTAACATACTATTTGAGAAAGCAAAACAAATGGGTTTGATGGAAAAAGATTCTGTTTGGGTTATCCCAGATGGGGTTGCTAGCCTTCTTGATTCGGTTAACTCAACTGTTATCTCTAACATGCAAGGAGTTATTGGATTTAAGACACATTTCATTGAAACAAGTGAGAAATTTAGGAGATTCAAGTTTAAATTTCGAAGAAGGTTCGCATTGGAGTTCACTGAAGAAGATAATATTAGCCCGAGTGTCTTTGCACTACAATCTTATGATGCAACTTGGGTTGTTGCTCAGGCTACAAGGAATTCACAATGGAAGTTTAACCTTGAACAATTATCTAGAACTAATCTCTCCAACAATAGAAAATTACAACAACCACCAATCTTCAGCATAATTAATGTGATAGGTAAAAGTTACAGAGAGTTGGGATTATGGTCTCCAGAACTAGGTTTGACAAAAAACCTTGTTATAGAACAGCTACCAGAGATAATGAAGACACATGGTGCTTCAACTAAAGTTTTAAGTACAATTTATTGGCCAGGTGGCTTGCAGTTTGTTCCTAAGGGATGGACTCACAGCACTGAGGAGAAGACATTGCAAATAGCAGTGCCTGCAAATGGTGTCTTTCATCAATTTGTAAATGTGACATATGATCAAAACACAAATAACACTTCTGTTACCGGTTTCTCAATTGATGTCTTCAAAGCAGCCATTAATACTTTGCCTTATGACTTGAAATACACGTTTGTTCCCTTCAATGGTTCTTATGATGAAATGGTAGAGAAAGTCTACAATAAG ACATTGGATGCTGCTGTCGGAGATACAGCAATAATGGCATACAGATATCATTTAGTGGACTTCTCACAACCATATCTTGAATCTGGCCTAAACATGGTGGTTCTAGAGCAatcaaaaaaatcaaagaaagcatGGATGTTTTTGGATGCCTTCACGAAAGAGATGTggttgatgatgacaacactgcACATTTTCGTTGGATTGGTCATTTGGTTGATTGAGAGACAAGTTAATGCAGAACTAAAAGGATTGGGGTCCATGCTTTGGTTTTTAGTCACTGTAATATTCTATGCACACA GAGAACCAATTAGAAGCCCTTTGGCTCGAACTGTAATGGCACCATGGTTATTCGTTATCCTCATTGCAACTAGTACTTTCACAGCAAGTTTGACTTCCATGATGACTTTTTCACAGCTAGTGCCATCTGTTTTAGATATCCAAACCCTTCAGAAAAGAAATTCCCCGGTTGGCTGTAATGGAAATTCATTCATTGTGAAGTATTTGACTGAGGTACTAAAGTTCAAGCCAGAGAACATCAGAAAAATTTACTCCGTAAGTGATTATCCTAAGGCCTTTCAAAATAAGTATATTGAAGCCGCTTTCCTTAGTACGCCTCATACGAAGGTATTTCTGGCAAAGTACTCATGCAGGGGTCTCATCAAAGCAGGGAACACTTTCAAGCTTGGTGGCATAGGTTTT GTATTTCCAAAGGGTTCCAATCTAGCTACCGACATATCTGAGGCATTACTGAAAGTGATAGAGAGTGGAGAGATAGAAGAACTAGAAAAAGAGATGTTAGGAGGCAATGCAAGTTGCTCTACTTTAGAAAGCAAAATGAAAGATGGTTCATCGACAGGATTTCAACCTTTCCTTGGCCTATTTTGCATCTGTGCTGTTGTTTCTATTTTAGCATTGTTATATAATATGATTTGTGTGTTCATGAATGATGTAGAGACATTCACTAACTATATACACGTAACATTGACACCATTGAGGAGAATCTATATATGGACAAGTGCATCTTTTACATGGATTTGTTCAACACTACAATGGGGGAGTATTAAAAGTGTAATTACTACCACAATAACAGCAAATGCAGAGGAGACTACCATTAATAGTCAACAAAGCGCCATGGTTGTTGAGGTCACTGATATTGTATTGGCTTCTCATTCTTCCTGA